The DNA window CGATCGGCGCGTACCCGACGGAGTCGGCCGCCGTGCCGCGGTCGCGCACGGCCGGCTACTACCGCGCGCTGCGCGAGGCCGGCGTGGCACCCGTGCCCGGTCACCTGCTGCCCGCGGGGCACCACCGCCGTGCCGACGGCTATCGCGCAGCCCGCGCGCTGCTGGCCCGGCCCGGCCGCCCGGACGCCATCTTCTGCTACTCCGACCCCCTCGCGATCGGCGCGATGCGCGCCGCCTTCGACGCCGGGCTGCGTGTCCCTGGCGACGTCGCGGTGATCGGCATCGGCGACATCGAGGAGGGCCGGTACTCCCGGCCCACACTGAGCACCGTCTCCGTCGACACCGGCTTTCTCGCCCGGGAGGCCGTGGCCCGGGTCACCACCCGGATCGACCAGCCGGACGCGGCCGTCGCCATGGTCACCGCGCCGCACACGGTGCTCCCGAGGGAGAGCACCGAAACAACGATGCGCTGACCGACGGTTGGACAGCGCCCGGGTGGGTCGGTCAGAGTGGTCCGCCGTGAGATACCTGCGTACCGGCGGTCCCGCCGCGATCCGCCGACCCCGGCCTGCCGACGCGGACGAGTTCCTCGCCGCCGTGCGGCGCAGCCGGGAGCTGCACCACCCGTGGCTGGCCGCGCCGGGCAGCCCGGAGGAGTACGACCAGTACCTGAGCCGGATCCGCCGCCGGGACAGCTCCGGCTACCTGATCTGCGACCGGGCCAGCGGCGAGATCGCCGGCTACGTGAACATCAGCGGGATCGTGCTGGGCGCGCTGCGCGGCGGCTACCTCGGGTACGCGGCGTTCCAGCCGTACAGCGGCACCGGGCACGCCTCGGCGGGCGTCGCCCTGGTCATCGACCACGCGTTCAGCGCGCTCGGGCTGCACCGGCTGGAGGCGAACATCCAACCCGGCAACGAGCCGTCCCGGCGGGTGGCCCGCAAGCTGGGTTTCCGGTTGGAGGGTTTCTCCCCGGACTACCTGTTCATCGACGGCGCGTGGCGCGACCACGAGCGGTGGGCGATCACCGCACCGGCGGCCACCTGAACGGCCGCCCGGCCGGATGGGCGGCGGGCCCGGTGGCGTTGGACGCCAGATCGGCGAGGGACGACCGGGACGGTCGAACGGGACCGCCCCGGCCGCCCGCCGTTCAGCTGCCGGGCCGGGGGAACGCGACCGGGCTGCGCAGGCCGTCACGGCCCACGGCGCGGATGCCGAAGAAGACGTTGTCCTTGGACAGGTCGATGCTGACCTCGGTGACGTCACCGACCGGGATGACGCGCTGCCACTCGGCGGCCGTGGTCTCCCGCCACAGCACCTCGTAGCCGGCCAGGTCCGGCTCGTCGCCGCGCTGCCAGCGCAGCGTGGTGTTGTTGGTCAGGTCGGTGGTCACGATGATCGCGCGCTTGGGCGTGCCGGGCGCCTGGGCCAGCGACCACAGCGCCGCGCCGTTGACCCGGGCCACCCGGGCGATGTACCCGAAGTCGCAGAACTCCGGCAGGTCACCGAACTGCTGCCCGTCCTGCACATCGGATGTCCTGATGCTGGTGGGCGAAGTCCTCGTTCGGCTCGGTAAACCGCGCCGCCGGCCAGCCCTCCCGCAGTCCGGCATCCTCCCCATCGATGGTGGTGCCTGTCCATATCATCGGACGTGGATGTTCCGTGGCTTTCACCCAGACCGGGTGATGACACCTGGTGTCCACCGTTCCTACGGTGGGTGCCATGGCTGCCGTGCGCGCGAGCTGAGCTGTCCGGCGTCGGCCGCTGCCTGCCGCGCCCGACCTGCCGGTTCTTCGACGTTTGTCCCGGGCTTCGACGGGAAACGGGCCGCAATGACGAAACCTCGTGTGGTGATCGTGGGGGCCGGGTTCGCCGGTTACCACGCGGCGAAGACGTTGAGCCGCCTCGCCCGGGACCGGGCCGAGATCGTGCTGCTGAATTCCACCGACTACTTCCTCTACCTGCCGCTGCTGCCCGAGGTGGCCGCCGGGGTGGTCGAGCCCAGGCGGATCGCCGTGCCGCTGACCGGGACGCTCAAGGGCGTACGGGTCGTGATCGGCGAGGCGGACCACGTGGACCTGCAGAACCGTTGGGTCGGGTTCACCCAGCAGGAGGGGGACAAGAACCGGCTGGCGTACGACCGGCTCGTGCTGGCCGTGGGCAGCGTCAACAAGCTGCTGCCCATCCCCGGGGTGACCGAGTACGCGCACGGCTTCCGTGGCCTGCCCGAGGCGGTCTACCTGCACGACCACGTGATCCGCCAGATCGAGTTGGCCGAGCAGGCCGAGGACCCGGCCGAGCAGCGGGCCCGGTCCACCTTCGTGGTGGTCGGCGCGGGCTACACCGGCACCGAGGTCGCCGCGCACGGGCAGCTGTTCACCGACGCGCTGCAGGCCCAGCGGCCCCGGCTCTCCGTCCGTCCCCGCTGGATGCTGCTGGACATCGCCCCCCGGGTGCTGCCGGAGCTGGACAAGCGGATGTCGCAGACCGCACACAAGGTGCTCGACCGGCGCGGCGTCGACGTGCGGATGGGCACCTCGGTGGCCGAGGCGACCGCCGACGGGGTGAAGCTCACCGACGGCGAGTACGTGCCCACCTGCACGCTGGTCTGGTGTGTGGGGGTGCGCCCCGATCCGTTCGTCAGCGAGCTGGGCCTGCGTACCGACAAGGGCCGCCTGGTGGTCGACGAGTTCCTCACCGTCCCCGGCTACCCCGAGGTGTACGCCTGCGGCGACGCCGCCGCGGTGCCCGACCTGACCCGCCCCGGCCAGATCTGCGCGATGACCGCCCAGCACGCCCAGCGGCAGGGCAAGCGGGCGGCGCACAACATCGCCGCGTCGTACGGGTACGGCCAGCGCAAGCCGTACAAGCACCACGACCTGGGCTGGGTGGTCGACCTGGGCGGCAAGGCCGCGGCGGCGAATCCCTTGCACGTGCCGCTGGCCGGGCTGCCCGCGAAGGCGGTCACCCGCGCGTACCACCTGTTGGCGATGCCGGGTAACCGGACGAGGGTCAGCGCCGACTGGGCGCTGGACGCCACGCTGACCCGGCAGGCGGTCCAGCTCGGCCTGGTACCGGCGAACGCGGTCCCGCTGGAGAGCACCTCACCCGAGTTCGCGGCCCGGTCCCGCTGAGCGCCCGCCGGTCCGGCCGGTCGAGCTCTGATGGGCGGGACCGGCCGGTCGGCGTCGCGGGTCGGGACCGGCCGGTGGCTTCGGGCGCAGCTGGGCCGGCCCGTACTCGCGCAGCAGGGCCTGGATGATGCCGGCGGCGGGGATGGCCAGCAGGGCGCCGAGCAGGCCGGCCAGCTCCGCCGCGAGCAGGACGCTGACCAGCACGGTCAGCGGGTTCAGCCGGACCGCGCGGGCCAGGATGAGCGGCTGGAGCAGGTGGTTCTCCACCTGCTGGTAGACCACGAAGAAGACCAGCACCACCACGCCGGCGGTGGGGGAGTGCAGGAAACCGGCCCCGGCCGCGATCACCGCTCCCAGTGTCGCGCCGACCAGCGGTATCAGGTCGGCCACCGCCACCAGCAGGGCGATCACGGCGGCGAACGGCACCCCGGTGAGCGCCAGCACCACGAAGGTCAGGGCCCCGCAGATCACGCTGATCACCAGGTTGCCGGTGAGGTAACCGGTGACGGTGCGCGAGACCTCCCGACCCACCCGGCGCAGCCGCTCGCCCCGGCCGTCCCCGGCCGCCGCGAGCACGCGGCTGGTGATCCGCGGCGCCTCCAGCACCATGAGGTACGCGAGCACGATGACCGTGACCAGCCCGGCGACCGTCTCCACCACGCTGCGCAGCACGCCGACGGCCGGCTCGCGCAGCCGGGCGCCGAAGGTACGCAGCTGCTCGGAGTGCTCGGACACGTACTGTCGGGCGCCGACGCGCTCCAGCAGGTGGCCCACCGGGCCACGGCCGGCGCGCACGTCGCGCAGCAGCTCCGGCGCCCGTTCGGCGAACCGCCCCAGCTCGTTCAGCAGCGGTGCCAGGATGGCCGCGGCCAGGATCGCCAGCAGCGCGAACGCGGCGAGGAACACCAGCAGAGTGGCCAACGCCCGCCGCGGCACGAACCGGCGTTGGAGCCGGTCCACCAGCGGCTTGAGCGCGACGGCGAAGAAGGCGGCCACCACGGCCCAGACCAGCACCCGGCGGGTCGCGTACACGAAGGCCAGCGCGAACGCGGTCGCCAGCACCAGACCGATCACGATCAGAGTCCGACGAGCGGTCACCCGGGTGTCGGCGTTGCTCATCCGGCGCGGCTTCCCCGCGGTCACCTCGGGAAACCCGGGACCCGCGCGGATCACCCGGCGGTGCGCGGCCGACGCGGCGGTGACCGCCGAGCGTCAGATGATCATTTTTGTGCGGCGTTGTCGGCGTCCGTGACGGGTCGGGCGCC is part of the Micromonospora cremea genome and encodes:
- a CDS encoding GNAT family N-acetyltransferase, giving the protein MRYLRTGGPAAIRRPRPADADEFLAAVRRSRELHHPWLAAPGSPEEYDQYLSRIRRRDSSGYLICDRASGEIAGYVNISGIVLGALRGGYLGYAAFQPYSGTGHASAGVALVIDHAFSALGLHRLEANIQPGNEPSRRVARKLGFRLEGFSPDYLFIDGAWRDHERWAITAPAAT
- a CDS encoding NAD(P)/FAD-dependent oxidoreductase, with the protein product MTKPRVVIVGAGFAGYHAAKTLSRLARDRAEIVLLNSTDYFLYLPLLPEVAAGVVEPRRIAVPLTGTLKGVRVVIGEADHVDLQNRWVGFTQQEGDKNRLAYDRLVLAVGSVNKLLPIPGVTEYAHGFRGLPEAVYLHDHVIRQIELAEQAEDPAEQRARSTFVVVGAGYTGTEVAAHGQLFTDALQAQRPRLSVRPRWMLLDIAPRVLPELDKRMSQTAHKVLDRRGVDVRMGTSVAEATADGVKLTDGEYVPTCTLVWCVGVRPDPFVSELGLRTDKGRLVVDEFLTVPGYPEVYACGDAAAVPDLTRPGQICAMTAQHAQRQGKRAAHNIAASYGYGQRKPYKHHDLGWVVDLGGKAAAANPLHVPLAGLPAKAVTRAYHLLAMPGNRTRVSADWALDATLTRQAVQLGLVPANAVPLESTSPEFAARSR
- a CDS encoding AI-2E family transporter; this translates as MTAGKPRRMSNADTRVTARRTLIVIGLVLATAFALAFVYATRRVLVWAVVAAFFAVALKPLVDRLQRRFVPRRALATLLVFLAAFALLAILAAAILAPLLNELGRFAERAPELLRDVRAGRGPVGHLLERVGARQYVSEHSEQLRTFGARLREPAVGVLRSVVETVAGLVTVIVLAYLMVLEAPRITSRVLAAAGDGRGERLRRVGREVSRTVTGYLTGNLVISVICGALTFVVLALTGVPFAAVIALLVAVADLIPLVGATLGAVIAAGAGFLHSPTAGVVVLVFFVVYQQVENHLLQPLILARAVRLNPLTVLVSVLLAAELAGLLGALLAIPAAGIIQALLREYGPAQLRPKPPAGPDPRRRPAGPAHQSSTGRTGGRSAGPGRELG